TTGAGTTGTTCTTTAGATATATGCACTTGACTTTTATAAAGCCTTGGCTCATATTTTTTTACACTCGTTTCTATAAATGATTCAATAGTATTAATAGAATCTTTCAAACTTAAATGAGCATTATTTAAATCAGGTCTCCCATAATCATCAACTGTTTGCGCACTTCCTGCATTTGTAGAAAGGATATTTGAAAGATTGTTGGCAATAGATTGAAATACAACTTCATTACCTCTTTGACCTCGTCCAACTGCTAAAGTATTTGTTAGCCTTTCAAATAAACTCCCCTGAGACATCAAAACTACTATTCCTTATCTAACTTACCGACAAGGGAGAGTTCAAAACTAGCACCCATATACTTAAAGTGTGGTCTTAAAGACATTTTCACTCT
This genomic stretch from Candidatus Delongbacteria bacterium harbors:
- the tssE gene encoding type VI secretion system baseplate subunit TssE, with translation MSQGSLFERLTNTLAVGRGQRGNEVVFQSIANNLSNILSTNAGSAQTVDDYGRPDLNNAHLSLKDSINTIESFIETSVKKYEPRLYKSQVHISKEQLNMNKMNIHIAGYVFVDGQSQKINFKADLLSNGKVKVYKDED